A genomic region of Caulobacter sp. NIBR2454 contains the following coding sequences:
- a CDS encoding pirin family protein: MSSVRPVIKLVKGVPTSDGDGVRLTRVLGTQEAQMFDPFLMLDCFDTAQASDYVGGFPDHPHRGFETVTYMLEGRMKHADNTGREGIIGTGGVQWMRAGRGIVHSEMPLQTDGRMRGFQLWVNLPAELKMSAPGYQEFEAEQMPVETREGGVTVKAIAGTTSEGSVGPVGGGAVDALYFDITIPAGARFEEPVGDERAAMLAVYEGSVRVAHDQVDALTGVFLGTGGRVVVEAKTDARLLLIAGKPIGEPVFWHGPFVMNTREEIVQAVEDFNAGKF, encoded by the coding sequence ATGAGCAGCGTTCGTCCTGTCATCAAGCTGGTCAAAGGCGTTCCGACCTCGGACGGCGACGGCGTGCGGCTGACCCGCGTGCTGGGCACGCAGGAGGCGCAGATGTTCGACCCGTTCCTGATGCTCGACTGCTTCGACACCGCCCAGGCGTCGGACTATGTGGGCGGCTTTCCCGACCACCCGCACCGCGGGTTCGAGACGGTGACCTACATGCTGGAGGGCCGCATGAAGCATGCGGACAACACCGGCCGCGAGGGGATCATCGGCACCGGCGGCGTGCAGTGGATGCGCGCTGGCCGGGGCATCGTCCATTCGGAGATGCCGCTGCAGACCGACGGCCGCATGCGCGGTTTCCAGTTGTGGGTTAACCTGCCCGCCGAGCTGAAGATGAGCGCCCCCGGCTATCAGGAATTCGAGGCCGAGCAGATGCCGGTCGAGACCCGCGAAGGCGGCGTGACGGTGAAGGCCATCGCCGGGACCACCAGCGAGGGCTCGGTCGGGCCAGTGGGCGGCGGGGCGGTGGACGCGCTCTATTTCGACATCACCATCCCGGCCGGCGCGCGGTTCGAGGAGCCGGTGGGCGACGAACGGGCGGCGATGCTGGCGGTCTATGAAGGCTCGGTCCGCGTGGCCCATGACCAGGTCGACGCCCTGACCGGCGTGTTCCTGGGCACGGGCGGCCGCGTGGTGGTCGAAGCCAAGACCGACGCGCGCCTGCTGCTGATCGCCGGCAAGCCCATCGGCGAGCCGGTCTTCTGGCACGGCCCCTTCGTGATGAACACGCGCGAGGAGATCGTGCAGGCGGTCGAGGACTTCAACGCAGGGAAGTTCTGA
- the ychF gene encoding redox-regulated ATPase YchF has protein sequence MALKVAIVGLPNVGKSTLFNALTQTAAAQAANYPFCTIEPNTGDVAVPEPRLDALAKIAGSKEIIPARITFVDIAGLVRGASKGEGLGNQFLANIRDCDAVAFVARCFEDDDITHVEGRIDPLSDLEIIEMELMLADLESLEKRLPAIEKKAKSGGDKEAANTLRLINLALAQLREGRPARAASVDKEDEKAWHMLQLLTSLPALYVCNVDEASADKGNKFSDLVAERAAKDKAKSVVISAQIESEIAMLEAAERTEFLETLGLEEPGLNRLIREAYNLLGLQTYFTVGPKEARAWTIHVGDTGPQAAGVIHTDFEKGYIRAETIAFDDFVKLGGEAGAKEAGKMRSEGKEYVVKDGDVMHFRFNV, from the coding sequence ATGGCCCTGAAAGTCGCCATCGTCGGTCTGCCCAACGTCGGCAAGTCGACCCTGTTCAACGCCCTGACCCAGACGGCGGCCGCCCAGGCGGCCAACTATCCGTTCTGCACCATCGAGCCGAACACCGGCGACGTGGCGGTCCCCGAGCCGCGCCTGGACGCCCTGGCCAAGATCGCCGGCTCCAAGGAGATCATCCCGGCCCGGATCACCTTCGTCGACATCGCCGGCCTGGTGCGCGGCGCGTCCAAGGGTGAGGGCCTGGGCAACCAGTTCCTGGCCAACATCCGCGACTGTGACGCCGTCGCCTTCGTGGCTCGCTGCTTCGAGGACGACGACATCACCCACGTCGAGGGCCGCATCGATCCGCTCAGCGATCTCGAGATCATCGAGATGGAGCTGATGCTGGCCGATCTGGAGAGCCTGGAGAAGCGCCTGCCGGCCATCGAGAAGAAGGCCAAGTCGGGCGGTGACAAGGAAGCCGCCAACACCCTGCGCCTGATCAACCTCGCTCTCGCCCAGCTGCGTGAAGGCCGCCCGGCCCGCGCCGCCAGCGTGGACAAGGAAGACGAAAAGGCCTGGCACATGCTGCAGCTGCTGACCTCGTTGCCGGCCCTCTATGTCTGCAACGTCGACGAAGCGTCCGCCGACAAGGGCAACAAGTTCTCCGACCTGGTGGCCGAACGCGCCGCCAAGGACAAGGCCAAGTCCGTGGTGATCTCCGCCCAGATCGAGAGCGAGATCGCCATGCTCGAAGCCGCCGAGCGTACCGAGTTCCTAGAAACCCTGGGCCTCGAAGAGCCCGGCCTGAACCGCCTGATCCGCGAGGCCTACAACCTGCTGGGCCTGCAGACCTACTTCACGGTCGGCCCCAAGGAAGCCCGCGCCTGGACGATCCACGTGGGCGACACCGGTCCGCAGGCCGCCGGCGTCATCCACACCGATTTCGAGAAGGGCTACATCCGCGCCGAAACCATCGCCTTCGACGATTTCGTCAAGCTCGGCGGCGAGGCGGGGGCCAAGGAAGCCGGCAAGATGCGCTCCGAAGGCAAGGAATACGTCGTCAAGGACGGCGACGTGATGCACTTCCGCTTCAACGTCTAG
- a CDS encoding dienelactone hydrolase family protein: MAETITLKSPRDGFEFTALHALPKGEAIGGVVVLQEIFGLDEYIHADVARWADAGYEVIAPALFDRYEPGFVADHGPEGFARGRNHALAHPLGTALSDIQACIDEMHPRGPVFVVGYCYGGSLAWLAAGRCKGLSAAASYYGSLVGENADIDLRCPVIVHLGRKDAHIPADGVAAAIHAHHPDVPVHIYEASGHGFNNDGRPDSDPHDAAEARRLTRELFVANAD, encoded by the coding sequence ATGGCCGAGACCATCACCCTCAAGAGCCCGCGCGACGGGTTCGAGTTCACCGCCCTTCACGCCTTGCCAAAAGGCGAGGCGATAGGCGGGGTGGTGGTCCTGCAGGAGATCTTCGGTCTGGACGAATACATCCACGCTGACGTCGCCCGCTGGGCCGACGCCGGCTACGAGGTCATCGCCCCCGCCCTGTTCGACCGCTATGAGCCGGGCTTTGTCGCGGACCACGGCCCCGAAGGCTTCGCGCGCGGTCGCAACCACGCCCTGGCCCATCCGCTGGGCACGGCCCTGTCGGACATCCAGGCCTGCATCGACGAGATGCACCCGCGCGGTCCCGTCTTCGTGGTGGGCTACTGCTATGGCGGCTCCCTCGCCTGGCTGGCCGCAGGGCGCTGCAAGGGACTGTCCGCCGCCGCCAGCTATTACGGCAGCCTGGTCGGCGAGAACGCCGACATCGACCTGCGCTGTCCAGTGATCGTCCATCTCGGCCGTAAGGACGCGCATATTCCCGCCGACGGCGTCGCGGCCGCGATCCACGCCCACCACCCCGACGTGCCGGTTCACATCTATGAAGCCTCGGGCCACGGCTTCAACAACGACGGCCGCCCCGACTCCGACCCGCATGACGCGGCGGAGGCGCGTCGTCTGACCCGCGAACTCTTCGTCGCCAACGCGGACTGA
- a CDS encoding dienelactone hydrolase family protein — protein MGQVVTLTNLADGHAFEAFHVAPTDARRGGLVILHAIWGVTPHLRDLAASYADQGYEVLVPSLLDRFERGFPEVDIDPAARQRKMDFGVRTDWNATLGDIQAAIDWLKAPVFVMGFCWGGTAAWMAASRCTGIAAVSAFYGHQIAEHLDETPRVPLILHLGKRDELIPPAISDAIIAAFPDLPVYFYDAGHAFVAPAEYVDDAAKLARLRSLQLFHRAAGAKGEV, from the coding sequence ATGGGCCAAGTCGTCACCCTGACCAACCTCGCCGACGGCCACGCGTTCGAGGCCTTCCACGTCGCGCCGACCGACGCCCGACGGGGCGGTCTGGTGATCCTGCACGCCATCTGGGGCGTAACGCCCCACCTGCGCGACCTGGCCGCCTCCTATGCCGACCAGGGCTATGAGGTGCTGGTCCCCAGCCTCCTCGACCGGTTCGAGCGGGGCTTCCCCGAAGTGGACATCGATCCCGCAGCCCGCCAGCGGAAGATGGACTTCGGCGTCCGCACCGACTGGAACGCCACGCTCGGCGACATCCAGGCGGCGATCGATTGGCTCAAGGCGCCCGTCTTCGTCATGGGTTTTTGCTGGGGCGGTACGGCCGCGTGGATGGCCGCCAGCCGCTGCACAGGGATCGCGGCGGTGTCGGCCTTCTACGGCCACCAGATCGCCGAACACCTGGACGAGACGCCCAGGGTTCCGCTCATCCTGCACCTGGGAAAGCGCGACGAACTGATCCCGCCGGCGATCAGCGACGCCATCATCGCCGCCTTCCCCGACCTTCCCGTCTATTTTTATGACGCTGGTCATGCGTTTGTCGCACCCGCCGAATACGTGGACGACGCTGCAAAGCTCGCGCGCCTGCGCAGCCTGCAGCTCTTCCATCGCGCCGCCGGCGCTAAAGGCGAGGTCTGA
- a CDS encoding ATP-binding protein — protein sequence MPQAPDADEIVERLPDPVMVIAAGDLTDPSDRTITFANAAAQTLLRIPAEGAPLVSVLRHPRLLEAVDEGLADGGAEAAYETYGAQPRWWRALLRPLPDTPGGLKQVLLILRDETDARRNERMRADFLANASHELRTPLASLTGFVETLQGHAKDDPAARDRFLAIMAAQAGRMARLIDDLLSLSRIELNEHIPPSGEVDINAAVHDVMSASGPIHAQRGVKITPNLPSPPAMALGDRDQVVQVLQNLIDNAAKYSPTGGEVRVEVLLAPAGAAAVPSRAGAARLSLLTPDTPVGHYVIIRVSDDGPGIARQNLPRLSERFYRVEGQKSGERLGTGLGLAIVKHIVNRHRGGLVVESAEGQGTTFTAYFPVTH from the coding sequence ATGCCCCAGGCGCCCGACGCCGACGAAATCGTCGAACGCCTTCCTGATCCGGTGATGGTGATCGCCGCCGGCGACCTGACCGATCCCTCGGATCGCACGATCACCTTCGCCAACGCCGCGGCCCAGACCCTGCTGCGCATTCCGGCCGAAGGCGCGCCCCTGGTCTCGGTCCTGCGCCACCCCCGCCTGCTCGAAGCGGTGGACGAGGGGCTGGCCGATGGCGGAGCGGAAGCGGCCTATGAAACCTACGGCGCCCAGCCGCGCTGGTGGCGCGCCCTGCTGCGTCCCCTGCCCGACACGCCCGGCGGCCTGAAGCAGGTGCTGTTGATCCTGCGCGACGAGACCGACGCCCGCCGCAACGAGCGCATGCGCGCCGACTTCCTGGCGAACGCCAGCCACGAACTGCGCACGCCGCTCGCCTCGCTCACCGGCTTCGTCGAGACCCTGCAGGGCCACGCCAAGGACGATCCCGCCGCCCGCGACCGTTTCCTCGCCATCATGGCGGCCCAGGCCGGCCGCATGGCCCGCCTGATCGACGACCTGCTCTCGCTCAGCCGCATCGAGCTCAACGAACACATCCCGCCGTCGGGCGAGGTCGATATCAACGCCGCCGTTCACGACGTGATGAGCGCCAGCGGGCCCATCCACGCCCAGCGCGGCGTGAAGATCACGCCCAACCTGCCCTCGCCCCCCGCCATGGCCCTGGGCGACCGCGACCAGGTGGTGCAGGTGCTGCAGAACCTGATCGACAACGCGGCCAAATATTCGCCCACCGGCGGCGAGGTGCGGGTCGAAGTCCTGCTCGCCCCCGCTGGCGCGGCGGCCGTCCCGTCACGCGCCGGCGCGGCGCGCCTGTCCCTGCTGACTCCCGACACGCCCGTGGGCCACTATGTGATCATCCGGGTTTCCGACGACGGCCCTGGCATCGCTCGCCAGAACCTGCCCCGCCTGTCGGAGCGCTTCTATCGCGTCGAGGGCCAGAAGAGCGGCGAGCGGCTCGGCACCGGCCTGGGCCTCGCCATCGTCAAACACATCGTCAACCGTCACCGCGGGGGTCTGGTGGTGGAAAGCGCCGAAGGCCAGGGCACGACATTCACAGCCTATTTTCCTGTCACACACTAG
- the phoU gene encoding phosphate signaling complex protein PhoU produces MDASRADELRQLAAEVTRMGGLAESQVADAVDCLAKRDTVMARQLIERDVRLDAMQADIERRAISFIALHGPAGGDLRRAVSAMKLAMNLERCGDLARNIAKRSLVLADADPTSIMRAMERMGRLVSSRLNEVVDAYAVTDFDRALGVWRRDEEVDDHYESLFRELLELMRQDSATVQTGAHLLFIAKNLERIGDHATNIAEIIHFEITGEEITAERPKWSALDSPPKEDLAL; encoded by the coding sequence GTGGACGCATCCCGCGCCGATGAACTTCGCCAACTCGCCGCTGAAGTGACCCGAATGGGCGGCCTAGCCGAATCCCAGGTCGCCGACGCCGTCGATTGTCTGGCCAAGCGCGATACGGTCATGGCTCGCCAGTTGATCGAACGCGATGTGCGTCTCGACGCCATGCAGGCGGATATCGAGCGACGCGCCATCAGCTTCATCGCCCTGCACGGCCCCGCCGGCGGTGACCTGCGCCGGGCGGTCTCGGCCATGAAGCTGGCCATGAACCTGGAACGCTGCGGCGACCTGGCGCGCAACATCGCCAAGCGCAGCCTGGTCCTGGCCGACGCCGACCCCACCAGCATCATGCGCGCCATGGAGCGCATGGGCCGCCTGGTTTCGTCCCGCCTCAACGAGGTCGTCGACGCCTACGCCGTCACCGACTTCGACCGCGCCCTCGGCGTCTGGCGCCGGGATGAGGAGGTCGACGACCACTACGAGAGCCTCTTCCGCGAGTTGCTTGAGCTGATGCGGCAGGATTCGGCGACGGTTCAGACCGGCGCGCACCTGCTGTTCATCGCCAAGAACCTCGAGCGGATCGGGGACCACGCCACCAACATTGCCGAGATCATCCATTTCGAGATCACCGGCGAAGAGATCACCGCAGAGCGCCCCAAATGGAGCGCGCTCGACTCACCACCCAAAGAGGATTTGGCGCTGTGA
- the phoB gene encoding phosphate regulon transcriptional regulator PhoB encodes MKPHLLVVEDEDALAALLQYNLEKEGYRVTHAADGEDAILRMGEDAPDLVVLDWMLPKVSGIEVCRRLRGRAQTRNVPIIMLTARSEETDKVRGLDTGADDYLVKPFGMTELTARVRALLRRSRPGLTDDQLAHGDIVMDRVAHRVKRGGREVKLGPTEFKLLDYFLQHPGRVFSRERLLDAVWGPDVYIDLRTVDVHVGRLRKALNADSTVDAIRTVRSAGYALDLS; translated from the coding sequence GTGAAACCACACCTTCTCGTCGTCGAGGATGAGGACGCCCTGGCCGCCCTGCTTCAGTACAATCTGGAAAAGGAAGGCTATCGCGTCACCCACGCCGCCGATGGGGAGGACGCCATCCTGCGGATGGGCGAGGACGCGCCGGATCTGGTCGTTCTCGACTGGATGCTGCCCAAGGTCTCGGGCATCGAGGTCTGCCGCCGCCTGCGCGGCCGGGCCCAGACCCGCAATGTGCCGATCATCATGCTCACAGCCCGCAGCGAGGAGACGGACAAGGTCCGTGGTCTCGACACCGGCGCTGACGACTATCTGGTCAAGCCCTTCGGCATGACCGAGCTGACCGCCCGCGTCCGCGCCCTGCTGCGCCGCAGCCGTCCAGGCCTGACCGACGACCAGCTGGCCCACGGCGACATCGTCATGGACCGCGTCGCCCACCGGGTGAAGCGCGGCGGCCGCGAGGTGAAGCTTGGTCCGACGGAGTTCAAGCTGCTGGACTATTTCCTGCAGCATCCGGGCCGGGTGTTCAGCCGCGAGCGCCTGCTGGACGCGGTCTGGGGTCCGGACGTCTATATCGACCTGCGCACCGTCGACGTTCATGTCGGCCGCCTGCGCAAGGCCCTGAACGCCGACTCGACCGTGGACGCCATCCGCACGGTGCGCTCCGCCGGTTACGCACTGGATCTCAGCTAG
- a CDS encoding CBS domain-containing protein codes for MKVSEVMTAQVVTAKPDTSVREIARLMSEIDSGALPIVEDGKVTGLITDRDIVVRLVAKGGDLDGPVSEVMSSDIQSCSEDDNLADATAKMANHSVRRLVVLNGAGRLTGILSLGDVAQDYGAKVVGATLEEISAAPADH; via the coding sequence TTGAAAGTCAGTGAAGTCATGACCGCGCAGGTGGTCACCGCCAAACCGGACACCTCGGTCCGTGAGATCGCCCGCCTGATGTCCGAGATCGACTCAGGAGCCCTGCCCATCGTTGAGGACGGCAAGGTCACCGGCCTGATCACCGACCGCGACATCGTCGTGCGCCTGGTGGCCAAGGGCGGCGACCTGGACGGCCCGGTTTCTGAGGTGATGAGCTCCGATATCCAGAGCTGCAGCGAGGACGACAACCTCGCCGACGCCACCGCGAAGATGGCCAACCATTCGGTTCGCCGGCTCGTCGTTCTGAACGGCGCAGGTCGCCTTACTGGCATTCTGTCGCTGGGCGATGTGGCGCAGGACTACGGCGCCAAGGTCGTCGGCGCGACGCTGGAGGAAATCTCCGCCGCGCCCGCCGACCACTAG
- a CDS encoding OprO/OprP family phosphate-selective porin has protein sequence MSQASSARRSVARGALIALLLSTGATGAYAADPRDAEIAAMRAQLEALTKRLNALEAANAAAAMASAEAKATAEAANAEIIELKIASDATDAAVTKLAASPTVAMSNGRPTFSTTDGRFTASIRGVLQADAAMYFQDSAGPISVDLRRGAGSGDTARARDLNDGANARRARIGIEGRLFGDFQYNLLYDFGGSGAEDAGRIHEAWLQYSGFKPLQIRAGAFDPQVSLGANTSTSGSVFLERPAPAETIRGLAAGDYRMAIQALANGDLGGGDTGISAYWLAAGAVTGSTVGTINSSGSVTNQPFDEQLGFTGRAAVAAFSGANWLAHLGVNGSYVSRPADAIGPDAAGARFPVQFRDRPELRVDATRLVDSGAINADNAYTAGLEAAVQRGPFLAEGEYFRFGIDRMGSTLSNPSFKAWYAQGSWVLTGEQRVYNRAIGAFDAPRPNFPFNPAAGAWGALELGVRYSVLDLNDNEGTAGSAPAANAVRGGEQSIWTVGLNWYMNPSVRLMFDFQNVEIDRLSPNATTFVTPVGAQIGQEYQVVSTRLQLAF, from the coding sequence ATGAGCCAAGCTAGTTCAGCGCGGCGGTCTGTCGCTCGGGGCGCGCTCATCGCGCTGCTGCTCTCAACCGGCGCGACCGGCGCTTACGCCGCCGACCCCCGCGACGCCGAGATCGCCGCCATGCGTGCTCAGTTGGAAGCCCTGACCAAGCGCCTTAACGCGTTGGAAGCGGCCAACGCCGCCGCTGCGATGGCCTCCGCCGAAGCCAAGGCCACGGCCGAAGCGGCCAACGCGGAGATTATCGAACTTAAGATCGCCAGCGACGCCACGGACGCCGCGGTCACCAAGCTGGCCGCATCGCCCACCGTTGCGATGTCGAACGGCCGGCCGACCTTCTCCACCACGGACGGCCGATTCACCGCCAGCATCCGCGGCGTGTTGCAGGCTGACGCCGCGATGTATTTCCAGGATTCGGCTGGCCCGATCAGCGTCGATCTGCGCCGAGGCGCCGGTTCGGGCGACACCGCTCGCGCCCGCGATCTGAACGACGGCGCCAACGCGAGACGCGCCCGCATCGGTATCGAGGGCAGGCTGTTCGGCGACTTCCAGTACAACCTGCTCTACGACTTTGGCGGCTCTGGCGCCGAAGACGCGGGGCGAATTCATGAGGCCTGGCTTCAGTACAGCGGTTTCAAGCCGCTCCAGATTCGGGCCGGCGCCTTCGACCCGCAGGTCAGCCTCGGCGCCAACACCTCGACCTCGGGCTCGGTATTCTTGGAACGCCCGGCTCCGGCCGAGACCATCCGTGGCCTTGCCGCCGGCGACTACCGCATGGCCATCCAGGCCTTGGCTAATGGTGATCTTGGCGGCGGCGACACGGGCATTTCCGCCTACTGGCTGGCCGCCGGCGCTGTTACAGGATCGACCGTCGGCACGATCAATTCGAGCGGCAGTGTCACGAATCAACCGTTTGATGAGCAGTTGGGCTTCACCGGTCGGGCGGCCGTCGCTGCCTTCTCCGGCGCGAACTGGCTGGCCCACCTTGGCGTGAACGGCTCGTACGTCTCGCGGCCGGCCGACGCCATCGGTCCCGACGCCGCCGGCGCCCGCTTCCCGGTCCAGTTCCGCGATCGACCGGAACTGCGCGTCGACGCCACTCGCTTGGTCGATAGCGGCGCCATCAACGCGGACAACGCCTACACCGCCGGCCTGGAAGCGGCCGTTCAGCGGGGCCCCTTCCTGGCCGAGGGCGAGTATTTCAGGTTCGGAATCGACCGCATGGGCAGCACCCTGTCCAATCCGAGCTTCAAGGCGTGGTACGCGCAAGGCAGCTGGGTGCTCACCGGCGAGCAGCGCGTCTACAACCGCGCCATCGGCGCCTTCGACGCGCCCAGGCCGAATTTTCCGTTCAACCCGGCTGCCGGCGCATGGGGCGCGCTGGAACTGGGCGTGCGCTATTCGGTGCTGGATCTGAACGACAACGAGGGGACGGCGGGCTCCGCCCCGGCGGCGAACGCCGTCCGCGGCGGCGAGCAGTCGATCTGGACCGTCGGTCTGAACTGGTACATGAACCCCAGCGTACGCCTGATGTTCGACTTCCAGAACGTCGAGATCGATCGCCTGTCGCCTAACGCGACGACGTTCGTCACTCCGGTCGGCGCTCAGATCGGCCAGGAATACCAGGTCGTTTCCACACGCCTGCAACTGGCTTTCTGA
- the pstS gene encoding phosphate ABC transporter substrate-binding protein PstS, which yields MLKRIFIAVVCAGAMTALGATAAKADISGAGATFPAPVYAKWAEAYKRQTGVGLNYQAIGSGGGIRQITAKTVAFGASDKPLNPDDLASSGLIQFPTVIGGVVPVLNIPGVAPGQLRLTGPLLADIFRGQIKRWNDPAIVRLNPGVKLPPIPITVVHRADGSGTTFLFTTYLSQKAPRWAEQVGANDSVQWPTGLGGKGNDGVSAFVKQTTGSIGYVEYAFAKQNKLTHAQMQNRAGKFVQPTADAFSAAAANAKWSSAPGYYLLLLDQPGANSWPITGATFILMHKNQTNAEQGREVLKFFDWAFKSGDNLASSLDYVAMPAAIKTQIRKTWSSQIKSGGKSVLVAN from the coding sequence ATGCTGAAGCGCATTTTCATAGCGGTGGTTTGCGCTGGCGCGATGACAGCCCTCGGCGCGACCGCCGCGAAGGCCGACATTTCCGGCGCCGGCGCCACCTTCCCCGCCCCCGTCTACGCTAAATGGGCCGAGGCCTATAAGCGCCAGACCGGCGTCGGCCTGAACTATCAGGCCATCGGCTCAGGCGGCGGCATTCGCCAGATCACCGCCAAGACGGTGGCCTTCGGCGCTTCAGACAAGCCGCTGAATCCGGACGATCTCGCCTCGAGCGGACTGATTCAGTTTCCAACCGTCATCGGCGGCGTGGTTCCGGTCTTAAACATTCCGGGCGTTGCGCCGGGCCAGCTGAGACTGACCGGTCCGTTGTTGGCCGACATATTTCGCGGCCAGATCAAGCGCTGGAATGATCCGGCCATCGTCAGGCTGAACCCGGGCGTGAAGCTACCCCCTATCCCGATCACCGTGGTCCATCGCGCCGACGGATCAGGGACTACTTTCCTGTTCACCACCTACCTGTCTCAAAAGGCTCCACGCTGGGCTGAGCAGGTCGGCGCCAATGACTCGGTCCAGTGGCCCACGGGCCTGGGCGGCAAGGGAAACGACGGCGTCTCGGCTTTCGTGAAGCAGACCACCGGCTCCATCGGCTATGTCGAGTACGCCTTCGCCAAGCAGAACAAGCTGACCCACGCCCAGATGCAGAACAGGGCCGGCAAGTTCGTCCAGCCGACCGCCGACGCATTCAGCGCCGCGGCCGCCAACGCCAAGTGGTCGTCGGCCCCGGGCTACTATCTGTTGCTGCTCGATCAGCCGGGCGCGAACTCGTGGCCAATCACGGGCGCCACCTTTATTCTGATGCACAAGAACCAAACGAACGCCGAACAGGGCCGGGAGGTGTTGAAGTTCTTCGACTGGGCTTTCAAGAGCGGCGACAATCTGGCATCGAGCCTCGACTACGTCGCCATGCCCGCAGCAATTAAGACCCAGATCCGCAAAACCTGGTCCAGCCAGATCAAGTCTGGCGGCAAATCCGTCCTTGTCGCCAACTGA
- the pstC gene encoding phosphate ABC transporter permease subunit PstC, protein MTLTADASPGLKAPRAARPKGASFDPIFQALCFSAATALLAALGGVIVTLAIGGWPAFQAMGLGFITSSEWNPVTDVYGAAGPLVGTILTAALALAFSLPVAFGVAIFLVEFCPTVLRRPIGTAVELLAGIPSIVYGMWGLFVFAPFFANHVQMPLMMAAPPGSLMEKLVTGIPNGTGILAAAIILAIMILPFMAAMLRELLLTVPPQVRESAYGLGATRLEVVSSVTLPYVRSGAIGAVMLGLGRALGETMAVTFIIGNSHGFPASIFDSGSTIASTIANEFTEATSVAHTSSLLALGLMLFVITFAVLGLARLLIGRSQH, encoded by the coding sequence ATGACCCTGACCGCAGACGCATCGCCGGGCCTGAAGGCGCCCCGCGCCGCAAGGCCCAAGGGCGCCAGCTTCGATCCCATCTTCCAGGCCCTGTGCTTTAGCGCGGCCACCGCGCTGCTGGCGGCGCTGGGCGGCGTCATCGTCACCTTGGCGATCGGCGGCTGGCCCGCCTTCCAGGCCATGGGGCTGGGCTTCATCACGTCCTCCGAATGGAATCCGGTGACGGATGTCTATGGCGCGGCTGGGCCGCTGGTCGGGACGATCCTCACCGCCGCCCTGGCGCTCGCCTTCTCCCTGCCCGTCGCTTTCGGCGTGGCGATCTTTCTCGTGGAGTTCTGCCCGACCGTCCTGCGCCGCCCGATCGGCACGGCGGTCGAACTGCTCGCCGGCATTCCCTCCATCGTCTACGGCATGTGGGGGCTGTTCGTTTTCGCCCCCTTCTTCGCCAACCATGTCCAGATGCCGCTGATGATGGCCGCCCCTCCAGGAAGCCTGATGGAGAAGCTGGTGACCGGCATCCCCAATGGCACGGGCATCCTGGCCGCCGCGATCATCCTGGCGATCATGATCCTGCCCTTCATGGCGGCCATGCTGCGCGAGCTGCTTCTGACCGTGCCGCCGCAGGTTCGGGAAAGCGCCTATGGCCTGGGCGCGACCCGCCTTGAGGTCGTCTCCTCGGTCACCCTGCCCTATGTGCGCAGCGGCGCCATCGGCGCGGTGATGCTGGGCCTCGGCCGCGCCTTGGGCGAGACCATGGCCGTGACTTTCATCATCGGTAACTCGCATGGCTTCCCGGCGTCGATCTTCGACAGCGGCTCAACAATCGCCTCGACCATCGCCAACGAATTCACCGAAGCCACCAGCGTGGCCCATACCTCCTCGCTGCTGGCCCTGGGCCTGATGCTGTTCGTCATCACCTTCGCGGTGCTGGGCCTGGCCCGCCTGCTGATCGGCCGGAGCCAACACTGA